A DNA window from Kitasatospora viridis contains the following coding sequences:
- a CDS encoding ThiF family adenylyltransferase has translation MASNSFYSFPSEYDEELYWARVSRNLGWLGDTEDEARARQTTLRDAVVGVAGCGGIGGSMVDRLARLGVLKLRIADLDTFEYSNINRQLGAGFGTIGKSKAEVVAEEVHKMAPDVAIDVFTGGITEESADAFLEGCDYVLDEIEPYEVKARYALHRAFRRSERCKFMMTAHVYGNRTFLWKWTRDSMPLEELLNVPEDEEMSPERAEKLMSRLIPEWPTFPADSMQRYWLIERATCPIIPGAPPMAQGLLLDRLMLEIAGIAEQGGDTMDFPVSPGYAMVDSRTWTAKSVQGRWW, from the coding sequence ATGGCTTCGAATTCCTTCTACAGTTTCCCGAGCGAGTACGACGAGGAGCTCTACTGGGCACGGGTGAGCCGCAACCTGGGTTGGCTCGGCGACACCGAGGACGAGGCCCGGGCCCGCCAGACCACGCTGCGGGACGCGGTGGTCGGCGTCGCCGGCTGCGGCGGCATCGGCGGCTCGATGGTCGACCGGCTGGCCCGGCTCGGCGTGCTGAAGCTGCGGATCGCCGACCTGGACACCTTCGAGTACTCCAACATCAACCGCCAGCTCGGCGCCGGCTTCGGCACCATCGGCAAGAGCAAGGCCGAGGTCGTCGCCGAGGAGGTGCACAAGATGGCCCCGGACGTGGCCATCGACGTCTTCACCGGCGGGATCACCGAGGAATCGGCGGACGCCTTCCTGGAGGGCTGCGACTACGTGCTCGACGAGATCGAGCCGTACGAGGTCAAGGCCCGCTACGCGCTGCACCGCGCGTTCCGCCGCTCCGAGCGCTGCAAGTTCATGATGACCGCGCACGTCTACGGCAACCGGACCTTCCTGTGGAAGTGGACCCGCGACTCCATGCCGCTGGAGGAGCTGCTCAACGTGCCCGAGGACGAGGAGATGTCGCCCGAGCGCGCCGAGAAGCTGATGAGCCGGCTGATCCCGGAGTGGCCGACCTTCCCCGCGGACAGCATGCAGCGCTACTGGCTGATCGAGCGGGCCACCTGCCCGATCATCCCGGGCGCCCCGCCGATGGCCCAGGGCCTGCTGCTGGACCGGCTGATGCTGGAGATCGCCGGGATCGCGGAGCAGGGCGGCGACACCATGGACTTCCCGGTCTCCCCCGGCTACGCCATGGTGGACTCCCGCACCTGGACCGCCAAGTCCGTGCAGGGCCGGTGGTGGTAG
- a CDS encoding aspartate/ornithine carbamoyltransferase family protein, with amino-acid sequence MSSAPGAAAPSGGFAGRHALSMRQYGREDLELLFRTADVMADRLQRAFLRRPLDGRIMMTAFFEPSTRTRLVHETAMLRLGGTVSGFADPSVTRAEGSTAESDEDILRMLDSYADVIVLRHPTTGRPAELAARLTGALLINGGDGTGEHPTQAMVDLYTLYRRFGSIDGLRLLLVNDLRMRCVNSLLLGLRNFDCEVSAVATDGMDRPEGEEADWASDGPPVTIGGSVVELLPKVDVLYSSPTVSLRSAAGDRTRPLTIDRRLLEEHAGRHLAVLHPLPRKGELATDVDDTPFNAYWAQATYGVAVRMALLTLMFDA; translated from the coding sequence GTGTCCTCGGCGCCAGGCGCGGCCGCCCCCTCGGGCGGCTTCGCCGGGAGGCACGCGCTGTCGATGCGCCAGTACGGCCGGGAGGACCTGGAGCTGCTCTTCCGAACCGCTGACGTCATGGCCGACCGGCTCCAACGCGCCTTCCTGAGGCGCCCGTTGGACGGCCGGATCATGATGACGGCGTTCTTCGAGCCGAGCACCCGGACCCGCCTGGTGCACGAGACCGCGATGCTGCGGCTCGGCGGCACGGTCTCCGGCTTCGCCGACCCGTCCGTCACCCGGGCCGAGGGGAGCACCGCCGAGTCGGACGAGGACATCCTGCGGATGCTCGACTCCTACGCGGACGTCATCGTGCTGCGCCACCCGACCACCGGCCGCCCGGCCGAGCTCGCCGCCCGGCTGACCGGCGCCCTGCTGATCAACGGCGGCGACGGGACCGGCGAGCACCCCACCCAGGCCATGGTCGACCTCTACACCCTGTACCGGCGGTTCGGCTCCATCGACGGGCTGCGGCTGCTGCTGGTCAACGACCTGCGGATGCGCTGCGTCAACTCCCTGCTGCTGGGGCTGCGGAACTTCGACTGCGAGGTCAGCGCCGTGGCCACCGACGGCATGGACCGGCCGGAGGGCGAGGAGGCCGACTGGGCCTCGGACGGGCCGCCGGTCACCATCGGCGGCAGCGTGGTCGAGCTGCTGCCCAAGGTCGACGTGCTGTACTCCTCCCCGACGGTGTCGCTCCGCTCGGCCGCCGGGGACCGCACCCGGCCGCTGACGATCGACCGGCGGCTGCTGGAGGAACACGCGGGCCGGCACCTGGCCGTGCTGCACCCGCTGCCGCGCAAGGGCGAGTTGGCCA